AAAACGCCCCCCTGATCCCCCAAATCCGCGTTCTGATTTTCCGATCTTCGCATGCGTTCTATGGGAAAACCCCCGCAAGGTTTTCAACAGTCTTCGGTTACCCGTCTTCCGCCTTCCGTCTTCTGTTCGTCGCGTACCTGAAAAAAAGCAACGCATTCATCTTAGGTTTGGGAGCTTTCAGTCTGCCCCGGACCACCTGATGTTCACGGAGTTTTACCTAAAAAAACAAAGGCTTGATATGCCCGTCATGCATGTGGTGGGGCTTTTGGGGTGTGGCAGGCATAAAAAAAAGGCGTGTCCCGTTTTTGGGTTGGGACAGGCCTTTTGGTTGTTGCAGGTGATTTGTGTGCCCGTTTGGGCGTGTGGTTGTTTACTACTCGGTGGCTTTGTCAGGCAAGGGGGCGCTTGCGTGGAAGTCGCGCTGTACGACGCCGGCGTATTCATCGAGCAGTTCGCGGACGCGGTCGGCGCTTTCGGAGACGACGATGGTGCCAACGTGCCATTTTTTGACGATAGTCCACTGCACTTCCGGAGCATTAAAACAGGACTGATCGGGGTGCTCGTAGCGGGCGAGCGATACGAGGATGCCGCCGTTTAGCTTGCGCTGCTCGGGCAATTTGTAGTCCATTTTCAGGGCCGAGGCGTGCTCTACCCGGGCCCACTCGCGCCACAGGTTGATGCCGGTTGCGAACTCGACCATCTCGGCAAGGTGCGCCCCGCCGACGCGGCTCGAGGTTTCGAGAAAGTAGAATTTGCCGTCTTCGTGGCAGTGGATGAATTCGGTGTGTGAGGCGCTGTAGCGCATGCCGAAACCTTTCATGACGAGTTTGTTGAGCTTGACGAGCGCTTTGGTTTCCTTGCTTTTGGGGTCGCAGGTCATGGAGCGGAAGATGCCGGCGCCGTGCGCGACTTCAAAAGGGGTGCTGAGGTAGCGGCTGACTGAACAGAACAGCACTTTGCTGTCGAAGGTGAGGGAGTCGGCGTGGTACACATCGCCGGGTTTGAACTGTTCGGCGAGAAAACGGTAGCGCTCTTCGCCCAGGCTGTGGACCGCTTCCCAAAGCTCTTCCTTGCTGTGGACTTTTTTAATGCCCATGGCGGATGCTTCAGAGCGGGGCTTCACGACGTAAGGCGGCTTCACGGTGTCGGCGAAGTGATTGATGTGGGCGTCCTTGAACAGGTCGGTGAAAGGGGGCACGGGGATGCCTTCTTCCTGTGCTTTGAGGCGCATGGCGAGTTTATCGCGAAAGTAGCGCGCGGTCGTCTGTCCCATGCCCGGAATCCGGAACTCCTCGCGAATGGCCGCGGCTTTTTCCACATCGAAGTCATCAAGCGCCACGACCCGGTCAATATTTTTTTCTTTGATCAGCCACGCAAAGCCTTTGAGGATGCGGTCGATGTTCTCGGCGGAGTTGTCCTCGTCTTCCAGATAGAAAAACTCCTGAACAGCATGACGCGGCCAGGGATCGTTTTCCAGCTTCTTGGCAGTGAGCAGGTAAACCGTGTTGCCCTCAGCATGACAGGACTCCAGAAAGGCGCCACCTTTGAAATAGGTGGAGATGCACAGATAGGTGAGGCTTTGTTTGTCGGACATGATGATTGGGTTTGGTTTGGTGAAGTTGCGTTAGATCGTGGGATGTTTTGTGAACTGCACTCCGGCTTATGCCGTGGGTTTTCTGAGCTGCGGGACGAGCTCGGTGAGGAGGCGGATGCCCCAGCCGGTTCCGTTTTTGTGCTTGCCGAACTCGCTTTCGCTGAAGGCTACGCCCGCGATGTCGAAGTGCGCCCAGCGCGGATGTTCACGGGTGAAGACTTCCAGGAATTTGGCAGCGGAGATGCCGCCCGCGACCGGTTTGCCGCTCAGGTTGCGGACATCGGCCACATCGCTGTGCAGGTCGTCGGCGTATTCGTCCCAGAGGGGGAAGCGCCAGATGCGCTCACCAGCAAGGTCACCGGCTTCGGCGCAGGCACGGGCAAGATCGTCATCGGGGGTGAAGAATCCGGCGGCAGCGTAGCCTATCGCGCGGACGGTCGCGCCGGTGAGCGTGGCAAAGTCGAAGAGGTAATCCGGCTTGTGATGCTCGGTAATCCAGGACAGGCCGTCGGCAAGGATGAGGCGGCCTTCGGCGTCGGTATCCATGATTTCGATGGTCTTGCCGCTGTAGGAATTGATGATATCCGAGGGCTTGAAAGATTTGGCGTCAATCAGATTGTCGGTGACCGGCACGACGGCGACGAGCTTCACCGGCAGTTGCAGCGAGGCCGCGGCTTCCATAAAGCCCAGCACGACCGCGGCGCCGCCCATGTCGCATTTCATGAAATACATGCCCGCAGAGGTCTTGATGGAAAGGCCGCCGGTGTCGAACGTGATGCCCTTGCCGACGAGTCCGACGGTTGGGGTTTGATCGGTAGCCGATTCTGGCGTGTATTCCATCACGATAAACTGCGCGGGGTGTTCGCTGCCGCGGTTCACGGCGGCGAGGGCGTGGAGGTTATTTTCTGCGATTTCATCCCCCGAAAAGACCGTCACTTTCTGATCGTGCTGAGTGCCCCATTCCCGGGCGACTTCTGCGAGGAAAGCCGGGATTTGCAGGTTGGAAGGCATGTTGACCAAATGCATGGTCTGTTTCTGAGCCAGACCGATGAGGTGACCGCGGCGGGCGGCTGCGGTGAGACCTTCTGAATCTTTTGCTGCACGGGCGCTGAGGAGGGTGACTTCGCTGTCGTCCTGATCGAGAGGATGCGGGGTTTTTCCGGCGTCTTCTTTCCAGCTGCCGAGCTGATAGGTGCCGGTTGCGAGTCCGTTGATGAAGGCGTCGGTGAGGCGGGTTTCAGCTTCGGTGTCATCGGCAAGGTGGGAAAGCGATACGCAGAGCTGCCCGGAAAGCTGTTTGCTGAGCTGAACGGCGGCGGCACGGGCGGCGCGGTAGGGTCCGCTGAGGCGCTTGGGATTCGGCTTGCCCATGCCAATAAGAAAAATGCGGTGACCCGCGCTGTGGTAGTACACGGCCGTTTTGCCGGATTCGGCGGGGAAGTCATCAAGGGCCCGCTTCAGGCCGGTTTCATTAAGAACCGGGTAGGCGGAGGTAAGCTGATCAAAAGTTGTTTCCGTGTAGAGGGGAAGTAACAGATCTGCCGGGCTGTCGGACAGGGTTGAGGCAATCGAAATCTTCAAGGCGCTAAGAGATAATAAATGAGATAGGGTGTGATTTACGCATAGCAATGAGGGAGTGCTATTTTAAGGAAAAATAGGCTCATTCGCACAGAGATTTAGGCTTAAACAGGTGTTCCTGAGAGGGGTGCTGTCAGCGGCGTTGTTCAGCGAAGTGCAGGGCGCGCTGTTCGCTCCAAAGCTGTGGCGCGCGCAGTTTTTGGGTGAAGCCGGTGTGTCCGCCCCGCGCCGGCATTTCGAGGGTAAAGTGCGGGTTTTGGCGGGCAGCTTGTTCGGGATAGCACTCAGGCGTGAGAAACGGATCGTTACGGGCGCTCACAAGCAAAGCGGGACGGCGGATGTCCGGCAGAAAGCGGAGGCAGGAGGCTTGGGTCCAGTAGTCGTTGGCGTCCCGGAAGCCGTGCAGGGGCGCGGTAAAGGTGTCGTCAAATTCCCGGAAGCGGTGCATGTCGCTCAGGCAATGGAGGTCAAAGGTGCCCGGCATGTCGGCTTCTTTCTGCCGGATTTTGGTTTTGAGCATGCGCATAAACCGCCGCTGATACAGCCCGAAGGCCGATTGTTCCAGCTTTTTGGCCGAAGCCGCGAGATCGCAGGGCACGGAAAAAGCGATGAGCCGGCTCACTTGCTGCGGCAGCGCGTCGCCCTGTTCCCCGGCAAGTTTGAGCGTCATGTTGCCGCCCATGCTGAAGCCTACGAGTACAACTTCATCATACCCGCATGCGTCGGCGGCAAAGTGCACTACAGCCAGCAAATCCGTGGTATCGCCGCTATGGTAAAAGCGCGGCAGCCGGTTCATCACCCCGCTGCAACCGCGGAAATTCCATGCGAGTACGTCCCATCCTGAACCGGCAAAAGCGGTCGCCATGCCGGTCACGTAGGCCCGGTGACTGTTGCCTTCGAGTCCGTGCGAAATAATCACCGCCCGCTTTGCGCCCTGTTTGATACGGTCGATATCCACAAAATCGCCGTCGGGCAGTTCGAGCCGCTCCCGCTCGTAACGCGACAGCACGCCCGGCACTTTCCGGAACAGCGAGGGGTAGATGGTCTCGAGGTGTCCGTTCCAAAGCGGCTTTGCGGGATGAAATGGAGAGGGAAGATTCAAAATAGAAGTGTCGGTTTGGTGAAAGACTGGAGGATTGCCGGGTGTAAGGCGCTTCAGAAGATACGGGCCTAAAGGGTTGGACTAAAGCCGAAGGCAGCCGGAGTTGATGCAGTGCGGGCTTATTGTCCATAAAGCCTTGCAAACAGGCTTTGAAGTGATTTCCTGATGGCGCCGGAGCCGGATTACAAAGCCCGAGGCACTTAGATAGTTGCCGTTTATAGCCTGCCCGCAGTGCGGTTTAGTAAACTTTATGATAAAATATGCGGGCTAAATACAGCATAAACATAGCTCAATACTGCATAGGTATGCGGTGCAAGTGCGCTTCATTTACCCTACATTCATGTAAGCAATGGCTGAGCTAAGCTGCATGATTAACAGCATGATACAGGCTGTTCTGTATGCGTCGGAGTTTCAGCAGGGCTTATTGGCCATAAAATGCTGCGGTAAGTCCGGAGAACTGCAATGCGGATTTCCTAATTGCCAAACAGTTGTTCGGGGCTAAATATCAAAAACGAAAAAATGTTTTTTATGAAAAGATTTTTATACGTACACTTTGAACAAGTGCCTATTAGTCAGGCTTTTGTGGTTAAAACCGGATGAAAGGGGTTTTTGCTCTGATTGAGTTTCGGATTGAAGCCAAACATTTGCTTTTGAGATGTATTTCTGGCATTGGTTTCAGCTTCACTTGGTCTGACTGTAATGCAAACCGTTTTGGCCTTGTGCTGATTGATAAAATTTATAGATGACTTGTGATTACTTCTTTGATGGGGGGGGTACAAATCCCGATCTGTTCTGTTTCCGCAGGGTATGAATTTGGAACAGAAGCATCCGGCTTTCTATCGGGCGGAAGTTCGTTTATCCGAATGCCGGGGCATAGTCCAATAAAAGCTTATAGCGCTACTATGATCTTAACCTGTGCTCATACTAACCCAAAACGATTTTTTAACGCTAACCAACCCGAGACCTTAGGCTCCGGGCCGTGGGTCTCTTCACCTAACTAACTAAAACTATGAAACTACCTGATACGAAAGGTGGACGTTTTCGGCTGTGGCAGGATCTGCCGAAAGATCAGTTCATCAGCCCGAAACACCGGGCATATTTTCCTGTGCGTATGGTGCTGTTTTGCTTTTGCATGATGTCCTTGGTGCTGACGGACGCTGTATTAGCACAAAATACCTTAACTACATACAGTGATGATCAGGATGTTCCCATCACATCATTTGAGGCCCGTATTGATGCCGGATCCTACGATAACTGGGCTATTCTTAACAGCTCACCGGGGGTAAACGGTGAGATTCGTGCGCTGCTCCGCGCAGAGGATTACTTATATGTTGGGGGAAGCTTTTCTGTGCCCGGCACGGATATCAGCGGTTTTGGCCGTATCGATGTTGCTACCGGTGAATGGGAAGACCTTGCCTTTGTTTGTGAAGACGACTGCGAGGTAAACGCCCTTGCTGCGCTCGGTAACTTTGTTTACGTCGGAGGAAGCTGTGTCTGGCATGATGATGACACAAGCTGCGGCGCCATTCAGCGGATAAATGTTAATACGGGCGCCTGGGGCGGTATTGACACCAACCTGACGCGGGACGAAGGCACAGCCGTTGTTTCAGCCCTTGCGGTAAGTGAAGGGCAGCTTATTGCCGGTGGACACTTCGACCGCGCGGGCGATACGGTAGTCCGGAACATCGCGCGTTTCCGTACTTCAAATCGTAGCTGGAACCGTCTGGGTGATGGCATCTCAGAACCGGTCAGGGCACTTGCCATCAACGGGGAGCGCGCATACGTTGGCATCGAACTCACGGATGGTGCAACAGCCGGTACGACAGACATAAAAGGTATCGCGGTGTACGATTATTCCGGCAACCGAACCAACAATGGCGGCTGGTCAAACATTGGTGAAATTACGATTCCGTTTCGTCCGGGCAATGCCGTTGTAAATGCCTTAGCTGTAAGTGGCGGAAACCTCTACGCCGGCGGCTACTTCGACATCGTTGCAAACGGAAATTCAACCCTGCTCGCCTACGCGCTCACGGCCTACAATTTCACGGATGAAAGCTGGCGGATTTTTCCCGACGGCCGATTTGATGATGTCAATGCGATGACCGTTGCGCAGGGAGAACTGATTGTTACGGTACCTGATATTATTGATACCCCTTCTCAGACGCCATCCGCGCTGAGCCTAAACATTGGCGAAGAAGAGCTTTCATGGAACGGCTTTGGGGTGCAGGCTTTCAACAGTCCGGCTGGGGCCTTAGCCGCTGACGATGACGCCCTGTATTTTGGCGGCGCGTTTACCCGCGCGGGAAGTCAGACCAATACCGGCGGACTTGCGGGGTACACGACTGCGACCGGAAGCTGGTTTATTTTTGGCGCACCCTGGGGTGAAACCGAAGCTGTAGTAGCAGGCGGCGATATCCTCTCCTTTGCGGTAAGCGACCGGGACATAATTGCGGGAGGCAGCTTCACAAGTGCAGGCGGTGATGATACCGTTACCCGGCTTGGGGCTTTTTCAACCGAAACACGCAGCTGGACCGGACTGGGCGGCGGTTTTGGAGACGGCAGCGTGAAGGCGGTCGCCGTATCGGGCGACCTTGTTTTTGCAGGCGGAGACTTTTCCGTATTTGCAGACGGAACCGACGCGCCGGTGCTGGCGCAGTTCGACCGCAGCACCCAAAACTGGACTGTTCTGGGGGATGCACTCAGCACACCTGATGAAGAAGATGCGGCCGTGGTACATGCCCTTGCGGCTGATCACAACCGCCTTATTGTAGGCGGAAGCTTTTCGGAAGCCGCAGGCATTACCGCCAACAATATTGCCATCTACACTGCGGATTCCGGCTGGAACAGCCTCAACGCGCCGTTCGACGCGCCGGTTTATGCGCTTGCCCTCCGCGGCAGCACTTTATTTGCCGCCGGTGCTTTCACTCAGCCCGCAACGGGCCTGGCCATGTACGATTTCGAAACCGGCGTATGGACCGGTATTGGAGGCATAGCAGATGTGGAAGCGGATGATGAAGCTGTTGTTTACGCACTCCATAATAAAGCAGGCCTTCAGCTTTATGTGGGCGGGAATTTCGCTCTTGGTGACGGCCTACAGCACTTTGGGGTGCTCAATCTGGAAGATATGAGCTGGCAGCAGCACGCGGGCAGTCCTTCAGGTCCTGTGTTTGATTTGGCCGTGTATGGCGATAATGTGTATCTCTCGGGCGACTTCTCCGGCGCAGGCAGTGCCGAAGGCTCAGCCCATATCGTGCGCCGCAACTGGGTCGATCAGCAGTGGCTAAATATTGCGAGCGGTACGGACGGACCCGTTTTTGCCGTACAGCCGTACGCTGATGAGTTGTTTTTAGGGGGAAGCTTCAGCAGCCCCGCGGCAGGCTTTACAAGCTGGACGGGTGTTTCCGGATTCGTGGCTGGTGCGGGTACCGCAACGCATCCTTTTGAAGTTGCAACCCTGTTTGAAGTTGACCGGGTGAGATGGTTCTTTGAATCGCATTTCGCGCAAACACAAGACCTGCTTTTTTCGCCAAGCGTTCGCCTTAATCCTCTCGGTACAAATGAGTACCCGTTTATGGGGGTGTGGCAGGGCAACGACTTTGCGGTGCATGGTTTCACATATGTGTGCATTACAACGGTTAGCTGCGGCAACAGGCCAAGAGCGCAGGTTGGGTTTTTCGGCAAAACCGATGGTGCGCTGATCGAAAATACGCACCTTGTTGATGCCCGGATAATTGCCATTTTGGGTGAAGGTCTGAATGTGGGAGGACTTGTTGGCCATTCCCATGACACAATCATCCGCAACAGCAGTGTAACGGCGGAAGTCTCCGGTCGCGTAAATGTGGGCGGATTCGTTGGCCAAACAAGCGGCAACACCCTGATTGAAAACAGTTTTGCGGCTCACCGGATAGGCCGGGGTTCATCGTCCGGAACTGCCGGACTAAGCGGTATCGAAAACGTTGGTGGTTTTGTTGGTCTTCATGCCGGGCTACTGATTCAGGATGCATTTGCACACGGAAGTATTCAGAATGCAA
This genomic stretch from Cyclonatronum proteinivorum harbors:
- a CDS encoding T9SS type A sorting domain-containing protein codes for the protein MKLPDTKGGRFRLWQDLPKDQFISPKHRAYFPVRMVLFCFCMMSLVLTDAVLAQNTLTTYSDDQDVPITSFEARIDAGSYDNWAILNSSPGVNGEIRALLRAEDYLYVGGSFSVPGTDISGFGRIDVATGEWEDLAFVCEDDCEVNALAALGNFVYVGGSCVWHDDDTSCGAIQRINVNTGAWGGIDTNLTRDEGTAVVSALAVSEGQLIAGGHFDRAGDTVVRNIARFRTSNRSWNRLGDGISEPVRALAINGERAYVGIELTDGATAGTTDIKGIAVYDYSGNRTNNGGWSNIGEITIPFRPGNAVVNALAVSGGNLYAGGYFDIVANGNSTLLAYALTAYNFTDESWRIFPDGRFDDVNAMTVAQGELIVTVPDIIDTPSQTPSALSLNIGEEELSWNGFGVQAFNSPAGALAADDDALYFGGAFTRAGSQTNTGGLAGYTTATGSWFIFGAPWGETEAVVAGGDILSFAVSDRDIIAGGSFTSAGGDDTVTRLGAFSTETRSWTGLGGGFGDGSVKAVAVSGDLVFAGGDFSVFADGTDAPVLAQFDRSTQNWTVLGDALSTPDEEDAAVVHALAADHNRLIVGGSFSEAAGITANNIAIYTADSGWNSLNAPFDAPVYALALRGSTLFAAGAFTQPATGLAMYDFETGVWTGIGGIADVEADDEAVVYALHNKAGLQLYVGGNFALGDGLQHFGVLNLEDMSWQQHAGSPSGPVFDLAVYGDNVYLSGDFSGAGSAEGSAHIVRRNWVDQQWLNIASGTDGPVFAVQPYADELFLGGSFSSPAAGFTSWTGVSGFVAGAGTATHPFEVATLFEVDRVRWFFESHFAQTQDLLFSPSVRLNPLGTNEYPFMGVWQGNDFAVHGFTYVCITTVSCGNRPRAQVGFFGKTDGALIENTHLVDARIIAILGEGLNVGGLVGHSHDTIIRNSSVTAEVSGRVNVGGFVGQTSGNTLIENSFAAHRIGRGSSSGTAGLSGIENVGGFVGLHAGLLIQDAFAHGSIQNATAEHAGGFAGLADLDAEILRAYAAVHFPQGASGSSTIGGFIGTSLGASVQDAYWDTELSTLDTDILASPLTTAEMQSAASFENFGFGTNWEIIEGRTFPWLKQTGENTDVGSGTYGTVIAAGPRIEGDEGWRYFGMSFPGNQSYAEFTRFLQTQGFPGSNVPPGISNMYYYATNNRWRPLSNISPSGAGTPQDFAFAMYVFAPPLSSEIDVHAIVSQYRKPAQEQLTPVKGFTVNQLPDDGAPEGGVWTLMANNNLWPMDTDALNRSGLSEAVYVYDNTIPGYRSWNGLAGELENGVIEPFTAFFVETLETDASLEIPADALILDPDAERNSSDKPALRLIAESDGLNLSEGTAWLTFSGRAQPQSARQLQPMDVRAHLEVSLESDGRLWDILDVGAVPATQEEVRVPLSVIRYEVTEAGDSWQAVAAEVSLRWEGLDRFPADWGIGLVDTQTGEVTNLREKSAITLQTAVSQQARTAPRTLAEATAIASVPAERDAPMAARYELLVRPGSGLDPNEQTELPEAVALEQNYPNPFNPATTIRYSLPEAADVRLEVYNLLGQRVATLVSGTVDAGVHTVSFDASALSSGVYLYRLQTSGMVLSRKMLLVK
- a CDS encoding ATP-grasp domain-containing protein, whose translation is MSDKQSLTYLCISTYFKGGAFLESCHAEGNTVYLLTAKKLENDPWPRHAVQEFFYLEDEDNSAENIDRILKGFAWLIKEKNIDRVVALDDFDVEKAAAIREEFRIPGMGQTTARYFRDKLAMRLKAQEEGIPVPPFTDLFKDAHINHFADTVKPPYVVKPRSEASAMGIKKVHSKEELWEAVHSLGEERYRFLAEQFKPGDVYHADSLTFDSKVLFCSVSRYLSTPFEVAHGAGIFRSMTCDPKSKETKALVKLNKLVMKGFGMRYSASHTEFIHCHEDGKFYFLETSSRVGGAHLAEMVEFATGINLWREWARVEHASALKMDYKLPEQRKLNGGILVSLARYEHPDQSCFNAPEVQWTIVKKWHVGTIVVSESADRVRELLDEYAGVVQRDFHASAPLPDKATE
- a CDS encoding leucyl aminopeptidase family protein encodes the protein MKISIASTLSDSPADLLLPLYTETTFDQLTSAYPVLNETGLKRALDDFPAESGKTAVYYHSAGHRIFLIGMGKPNPKRLSGPYRAARAAAVQLSKQLSGQLCVSLSHLADDTEAETRLTDAFINGLATGTYQLGSWKEDAGKTPHPLDQDDSEVTLLSARAAKDSEGLTAAARRGHLIGLAQKQTMHLVNMPSNLQIPAFLAEVAREWGTQHDQKVTVFSGDEIAENNLHALAAVNRGSEHPAQFIVMEYTPESATDQTPTVGLVGKGITFDTGGLSIKTSAGMYFMKCDMGGAAVVLGFMEAAASLQLPVKLVAVVPVTDNLIDAKSFKPSDIINSYSGKTIEIMDTDAEGRLILADGLSWITEHHKPDYLFDFATLTGATVRAIGYAAAGFFTPDDDLARACAEAGDLAGERIWRFPLWDEYADDLHSDVADVRNLSGKPVAGGISAAKFLEVFTREHPRWAHFDIAGVAFSESEFGKHKNGTGWGIRLLTELVPQLRKPTA
- a CDS encoding YheT family hydrolase; this translates as MNLPSPFHPAKPLWNGHLETIYPSLFRKVPGVLSRYERERLELPDGDFVDIDRIKQGAKRAVIISHGLEGNSHRAYVTGMATAFAGSGWDVLAWNFRGCSGVMNRLPRFYHSGDTTDLLAVVHFAADACGYDEVVLVGFSMGGNMTLKLAGEQGDALPQQVSRLIAFSVPCDLAASAKKLEQSAFGLYQRRFMRMLKTKIRQKEADMPGTFDLHCLSDMHRFREFDDTFTAPLHGFRDANDYWTQASCLRFLPDIRRPALLVSARNDPFLTPECYPEQAARQNPHFTLEMPARGGHTGFTQKLRAPQLWSEQRALHFAEQRR